One part of the Candidatus Marinimicrobia bacterium CG08_land_8_20_14_0_20_45_22 genome encodes these proteins:
- a CDS encoding heat-shock protein: MSVKLNFQPIRHSGCLNHNRFLKNESTKKGDKTMTITKWIPRQNLLNVEDDFDSFLKTLYANSDASFCSMTPNVDVVELEKDFHIAVELPGVKKEDVRIQVEDNVLSVSGEKKHEKEIDEKNIHRSERIYGTFQRTFRLPERTDQSAIQADFKDGILNIVIPKKDAALPKQIEINVK; this comes from the coding sequence GTGTCTGTCAAGTTGAATTTCCAACCGATCCGGCACAGCGGTTGTTTAAATCATAATCGGTTTTTGAAAAATGAATCAACAAAAAAAGGAGATAAAACCATGACAATAACTAAATGGATTCCCAGACAAAACTTGCTGAATGTCGAAGATGATTTCGACAGTTTCTTGAAAACTCTCTATGCGAATTCCGACGCTTCTTTCTGCTCGATGACGCCGAATGTTGACGTCGTGGAATTGGAAAAAGATTTCCATATTGCCGTTGAATTACCCGGCGTGAAGAAAGAAGATGTTCGCATTCAGGTCGAGGACAACGTTCTATCGGTTTCCGGCGAGAAAAAGCACGAAAAGGAAATCGATGAGAAAAACATCCATCGTTCGGAACGAATTTACGGGACATTCCAAAGAACATTCCGACTTCCCGAACGAACAGACCAATCGGCAATTCAAGCAGATTTCAAAGACGGAATCTTGAATATCGTGATTCCAAAAAAAGATGCCGCCCTGCCGAAACAGATCGAAATAAACGTGAAATAA